A genomic region of Tissierella sp. contains the following coding sequences:
- a CDS encoding TrkH family potassium uptake protein yields MNFIKRRLARLKLNPPRVLALGFGSLIFIGAILLNLPLATQNGESIGFINALFTSTSAVCVTGLVVVNTGFYWSLFGQIVIILLIQMGGLGFMTIATIGALIIGKKITLKERLIIKEQLNQETMSGLVKLTKYVVLSTFLIEGIGALLLATRFIPIYGGAKGIWFSIFHSISAFCNAGFDLTGDSIVPFVGDFTINMTISALIILGGLGFTVYIDISKNKNFKKLSLHSKLVLLITGVLLLGGMIIILLIEYNNPLTLKPLSISEKLIASFFQSVVPRTAGYYSVNLAGLYDTTVFLMIILMFIGGSPGSTGGGIKTTTFGTIILTTIGVIKGDKDIVAFKKRISYDVINRSIAITTVGMIIVLLVSFVLTVTEPANFLDVLFETTSAFATVGSTRGLTPNLTYFGKVMIILTMYIGRVGPLTMAYVFARRSKAGNFRYSEGNIMVG; encoded by the coding sequence ATGAATTTTATAAAAAGAAGACTTGCGAGATTAAAGTTAAATCCTCCAAGAGTTTTAGCGTTGGGATTTGGTAGCCTGATATTTATTGGAGCTATATTGCTAAATTTACCTTTGGCTACACAGAATGGGGAAAGCATCGGTTTTATCAATGCTTTATTTACTTCGACATCCGCAGTATGTGTTACAGGACTAGTAGTGGTGAATACAGGCTTTTATTGGTCTTTATTTGGTCAAATTGTAATAATCCTTCTTATACAAATGGGGGGATTAGGATTTATGACTATAGCCACTATTGGAGCTCTGATTATTGGAAAGAAAATTACATTGAAAGAAAGGTTAATAATAAAAGAACAATTGAATCAGGAAACTATGTCTGGATTAGTTAAATTGACTAAATATGTTGTTCTTTCTACCTTTCTAATAGAAGGCATAGGAGCATTGCTATTAGCAACTAGATTCATACCTATATATGGAGGGGCAAAGGGAATATGGTTCTCTATATTTCACTCTATATCTGCATTTTGTAATGCTGGTTTTGACCTTACAGGGGACAGTATTGTGCCATTTGTAGGAGATTTTACTATCAATATGACTATATCAGCTTTAATAATTTTAGGAGGACTTGGGTTCACTGTATATATAGATATTTCTAAAAACAAAAACTTTAAAAAACTTAGTCTACATTCAAAATTAGTTTTACTAATTACTGGCGTTCTACTGCTAGGCGGAATGATAATAATTCTTTTAATAGAGTATAATAACCCCCTTACTTTAAAACCCTTGAGTATTTCTGAAAAACTTATTGCATCATTTTTTCAATCTGTAGTTCCTAGGACAGCTGGGTATTATTCTGTTAATTTAGCAGGACTTTATGATACAACTGTATTTCTCATGATAATCTTAATGTTTATAGGAGGTTCTCCTGGTTCCACAGGGGGAGGTATTAAGACTACAACATTCGGCACTATTATACTAACTACTATCGGAGTGATAAAAGGTGATAAGGATATTGTGGCCTTTAAAAAGAGAATATCCTATGATGTGATAAATAGATCCATTGCTATAACCACTGTGGGAATGATTATAGTACTTTTGGTATCCTTTGTTTTAACAGTGACAGAGCCAGCCAATTTTTTAGATGTTTTATTTGAGACAACATCAGCCTTTGCAACAGTAGGATCAACAAGAGGCCTTACACCAAACCTTACATATTTTGGGAAGGTCATGATAATTTTAACTATGTATATAGGTAGAGTTGGACCTCTAACTATGGCGTATGTTTTTGCTAGAAGAAGTAAGGCTGGTAACTTTAGATATTCTGAAGGAAATATAATGGTGGGATAG
- the rplT gene encoding 50S ribosomal protein L20: MARVKRAVNAKKRHKKVLKQAKGYYGAKSKLFRTANQAVMKSLNYAYIGRKLRKRDFRKLWITRINAAARLNGMSYSKFISGLKKANIEVNRKMLSEMAIHDAEGFAKLVEIAKGI, from the coding sequence ATGGCAAGAGTAAAAAGAGCTGTAAATGCCAAGAAAAGACATAAGAAAGTATTGAAACAAGCCAAAGGTTATTACGGAGCGAAGTCTAAGTTATTCAGGACTGCTAATCAAGCTGTTATGAAATCATTAAACTACGCATATATTGGACGTAAACTAAGAAAGAGAGATTTTAGAAAACTTTGGATTACAAGAATTAATGCTGCTGCAAGATTAAATGGAATGAGCTATAGCAAATTCATCAGTGGTCTTAAAAAGGCGAATATTGAAGTAAATAGAAAAATGTTGTCAGAAATGGCTATACATGATGCAGAAGGCTTCGCAAAATTAGTAGAAATTGCAAAAGGTATATAA
- the rpmI gene encoding 50S ribosomal protein L35, with protein sequence MAKMKTHRASAKRFKRTGTGLLKRFKAYKSHKTGKKSAKRVRNLRQGTLVSKGDQKRIDSMIP encoded by the coding sequence ATGGCAAAAATGAAAACTCATAGAGCATCAGCAAAAAGGTTTAAAAGAACTGGTACAGGTTTACTTAAGAGATTTAAGGCATATAAGAGCCATAAAACTGGAAAGAAATCAGCTAAAAGAGTTAGAAACTTAAGACAAGGTACTCTTGTTAGTAAAGGTGACCAAAAAAGAATAGATTCAATGATACCATAA
- the infC gene encoding translation initiation factor IF-3: protein MFKKIGRCCNIKELQINEEIREKEVRLIDSDGSQLGVVSIKQAMETSEERKLDLVMIAPTAKPPVCKIMDYGKYKYELAKKEKEARKNQKIINVKEIRLTPNIEIHDLQVKAKRANEFLKDGDKVKVSVRFRGREMGHTEIGREVLDDFVKLISEVGTVEKAAKLEGRNMVMHLTPKSE, encoded by the coding sequence ATATTTAAAAAAATTGGGAGGTGCTGTAATATCAAAGAGCTTCAGATTAATGAGGAAATCAGGGAAAAAGAGGTAAGATTAATTGATTCTGATGGATCGCAATTAGGTGTTGTATCTATTAAACAGGCTATGGAAACTTCGGAGGAAAGAAAACTAGATTTAGTTATGATTGCTCCAACTGCTAAGCCACCTGTGTGCAAGATAATGGACTATGGTAAGTATAAGTATGAATTAGCAAAGAAGGAAAAAGAAGCTAGAAAGAATCAAAAGATTATCAATGTAAAAGAAATTCGCCTAACTCCAAATATTGAGATTCATGACTTGCAAGTAAAAGCTAAAAGAGCTAATGAATTTTTAAAGGATGGAGACAAGGTTAAAGTTTCAGTTAGATTTAGAGGAAGAGAAATGGGTCATACTGAAATAGGAAGAGAAGTATTAGATGATTTTGTAAAACTGATTTCTGAAGTTGGAACGGTAGAAAAAGCTGCTAAACTAGAAGGACGAAATATGGTAATGCATTTAACACCAAAATCGGAGTAA
- the pepV gene encoding dipeptidase PepV: protein MDFLNLIDSYQEKIIQSTQEIVRIKSVEENEKLNMPFGEGPYKALEYALELSKEMGFETKNLDGYAGYAEFGKGEETVGVLVHLDVVPEGEGWSYPPYAAEIHDGKIFGRGTIDDKGPAIATLYAMKALKESGVALNRKIRVILGTNEETGWGCMDYYFKHEKPPTMAFTPDADFPVIHGEKGIIVFNLEQKLESNPCCGTVLKEIKGGNAANMVPDFAEATLEVQDIRSFENNYKSYMKEKDYPVHIHIEDNTVKLTAKGISAHGSTPEKGENAISYLMDALSNCLSGHCDLCDFIKIYNERIGFKHYGEGIGCGFEDDVSGKLNFNPGLIKLAGDKITLTINVRYPIKSSSKEVYDGIRKNLEGTKLQLIEGNGDTKPLYVPKDNFLVEKLMKVYREQTGDIDSEPITIGGGTYARAMDNAVAFGPMFPGQLDVVHQKDEYISIEHLMKITKIYAQALYELAK from the coding sequence ATGGATTTCTTAAATTTAATTGACAGCTATCAGGAAAAAATAATTCAATCAACTCAAGAAATAGTAAGAATTAAAAGTGTGGAAGAGAATGAAAAATTAAATATGCCATTTGGTGAAGGTCCATATAAGGCTCTAGAATATGCACTAGAATTATCAAAAGAAATGGGATTTGAAACTAAAAACTTGGATGGTTATGCAGGCTATGCAGAGTTTGGTAAAGGAGAAGAAACAGTTGGAGTCTTAGTTCATCTAGATGTTGTACCTGAAGGAGAAGGATGGAGCTATCCACCTTATGCTGCAGAAATTCATGATGGAAAGATATTTGGTAGGGGTACAATAGATGATAAGGGGCCTGCCATAGCTACACTTTATGCTATGAAAGCCCTAAAAGAATCAGGGGTTGCACTTAATAGAAAAATTAGGGTAATACTTGGCACCAATGAGGAAACAGGTTGGGGTTGCATGGATTATTATTTCAAACATGAAAAGCCACCTACCATGGCTTTTACTCCTGATGCAGATTTTCCTGTCATCCATGGGGAAAAGGGAATAATAGTATTTAACTTAGAGCAAAAATTAGAATCAAATCCTTGTTGTGGTACTGTGCTTAAAGAAATAAAAGGCGGTAATGCAGCTAATATGGTGCCTGATTTTGCAGAGGCAACTTTAGAAGTACAGGATATAAGAAGCTTTGAGAATAATTATAAGTCTTATATGAAAGAAAAAGACTATCCAGTTCATATTCATATTGAAGATAATACTGTTAAATTGACGGCTAAAGGTATCTCAGCTCATGGTAGTACCCCAGAAAAGGGAGAAAATGCTATTTCTTATTTAATGGATGCTTTATCCAACTGCCTAAGTGGGCACTGTGACCTTTGTGATTTCATTAAAATATACAATGAAAGAATAGGGTTTAAGCATTATGGTGAAGGTATTGGTTGTGGTTTTGAAGATGATGTCTCTGGTAAATTAAATTTCAACCCTGGGTTGATAAAACTAGCAGGAGATAAGATTACTTTAACTATCAATGTTAGATATCCTATAAAGAGTAGCTCCAAGGAAGTATATGATGGAATTAGAAAAAATCTTGAAGGAACAAAACTTCAATTGATTGAAGGCAATGGTGATACTAAGCCTTTATATGTTCCGAAGGATAATTTCTTGGTTGAAAAATTAATGAAAGTATATAGAGAACAGACTGGTGATATAGATAGTGAACCAATTACAATTGGTGGAGGAACATACGCTAGGGCAATGGATAATGCGGTAGCCTTTGGACCAATGTTTCCAGGACAATTAGATGTAGTACATCAAAAAGATGAGTATATTTCCATTGAGCATTTGATGAAAATAACAAAAATATATGCACAAGCACTATATGAATTAGCAAAATAG